The genomic stretch ATAGGATAGGATTTTGCGGATTCCTCTTTCCTAGTCTTTTCTTGGTCTGTCGAGtgaaacgcgcgagacacgcaataaactgccgccctcgtttctcgcgtctctCACCGCTCGCTCCTCACTAAATCAGTCAGAAGAAAAAGAGACTGTTCGCAGTCTAAGCAGCTTGGAGATTCGACAGACCTGAACTTCCTTGGCTAATTCTTGATATCATTCATGATAATTATAAGAAAATCAATGGTATCGCCAAAGGAAAACAATTCATGAAAAATTGGTCGAATACTGATCATGAACCTACTTTTTCCCAGAGTTGAGACCCATGTTTTGACTTCTAGAAAGTACACCATGCCAACATTAACAATAAAGATGATTCTTTGCGATGAggtttatttttactctttatCAGCTATTTATACTTTATCTAGAACCGTGCCAAATATCTTTGAGGCACTGTCTCGAGGCAAACACGCAATGTAAAATCATTTTCtgtttaaatttttattgtaaaaactCCAGACTAAAGGAAATTCTCCCGTTGCATCGTACTCATGCAAGTACTCATTGATTGCTGTGATCGAGctcgttttaaaatatttcccgGAACTGCGGAGAGCCTATACCGTTTTTTGTCCCTTTGGTGTATCCTAACGACAAGCGACGAAGGGACAATATCTAGAGCTAAAATGAGCTCTGTGCATGTGGGTAGCTTATTTGAAAGTGACCACCCGTGAAGAGCTCCATGATCACCAAGGTGAAGGTTACTAAATTTAAGATCAAAAATAAACACGCCGACTCAGCACAACCTCAAAGGCGTCtagaatagaccttttcacggtttatgacgccatcttggctggggggagggggggaggggttgagggggggggggcaatcacggctaaaattacagtgaatgtattgGAATTCCGAATGTATCGGATTTCGGCCCACTTGGAACCGCTTAGCCTGCGAactgcagacgtatttccgatcgtcgcttctctccctccgaaaaatttggcagggagagaagcgacgaccggcaATAGGTCTGCCGTTCACAAGCTAGAAACCGCTATAACGCCGCTACAAAGAGGCGGATTTCCAGCATTTGCCACTACTTCAAAAAGGTTTATTGACATCATTCATTCAACAGAAAGTAAGGCTATTAAAGAAGGTTTGACGTCCGTAAATTCGAATTATAAATCTTCTCATGTGGCTTCTAATTTCGTGCTCATTTGCATAATGTTGATTAGAAAGGTTTGTACTATGAAGTCTTAAAAATTCGTTTACGGTCGTTATAACCTGAATCTCTCCTTTATACTTCATGAAAATAATATCAGTccaaatgtcttttaaaatacattttcgcTGTGGAAATCCGCCTCTTTGTCGCGGTGTTATAGCGGTTCCAAGTGGACCAAAATCCCATACATTAACTGTAATTTTAGCCGTgtttgcccccctccccccccccccccccagctacGATGGCGtcataaaccgtgaaaaggtctatttacACGGCGTAACTATCATAGCCTGCGTACCAAGCACTGATCAGCGGTAAGAGAATGTAGTCTATGAAAGTACTGTGTACTGGGCACGATCTGATAGCACAGTTAGCGTGTTTTAAACAcattgaatttgattaggcgaattttctagctatgttataacCCTTATTGGTGCACGAACGTGCTTTCGGTAGTTATTATAAATCGATTATCGCCTACttaaatgatgatttttattgATAGCCCACGGCTACTTTCCCAGCCCTTTTTTGGTATGTCCGCATGGAAATACGTAATAATTTCTAGACCGTTTTCAAGCACGTtttgtttattacaaatttagCGTTTTCATCTTAGTTCAGTTCTAGTGTAGACTTCATGGTGTTAACCGTCTGTCAGCCATGGGGCTTCATTTTTATCTACCGGCTCTTGCTCATCAACCATCAAGTTCAGCTTAGCCTTTTTGATTCAAGATAACACTGGTGTGTGTGTAAGCCAGAGTGagtatattttttcttttctttctggtTTTTTCCAGTATTGATTTCATTATAGGAATAATTGAGCTTAGTTTTGGTTATCAATTCGTTGTTGTGATCTTTTCTGTTTTTGCGATGAATCTATTTAGTCTTGTCATCACTTAGCCTCCCCcggtagactgcgagcagtccttCTTCGGTCAGTCACATCTAAGCTCGGCAGGACTGGAGAGAgcgaattgaccgagaggggaACTGGAGAGAGGCGGGAAGAAGAGGGTCCCTCCCTCCTTTCCCGCCTTCTCCCCAGCTTCCCCTCGGCTTTCGCTCGCTTCGCACTCGCTTTCCTCGCTCGCGTGAATTCGCTCTCTCCAGTCCTGCCGAGCTTAGACGTGACTGACCgaagagggactgctcgcagtctactcccccggcgtttttaggggagatcgtatttcttccctacaaacgcctgcgtgggaggctagtcaTCACTGAGCTACAGTGATTTTAAGGGTCTTATGCGCTACTCTTCAACATGAGTATGCTGAGTGATTGTTACCAACAGTTTTATCGTCGTATTACTTTAATTACTTTATAGGCTAATTTAGTGTATTTTCTAGTGTTATTTAGTTCTCATTCGCTATTTGGTATTATCGGTGTTAGTCAGATATATTTGCACTCTACGTATTTTTAGCTAAGTTTTCGTTCGATTTTATCGTTTTCAGTTCGAACCGACTTTGTACGACTTGTACCGGTTTCACAACTTAGGGACCTTTTGTCTTGTCAAACGACCCCATGCATCGCCTCTTCTGTGTCATGTCGCGCACAATGTTAAGTGGCTTACTTGGATTTTTGGTTCCGGTATTCTGTCCTTGTAAATCACATAATCCATAAGCTGTGCCGGGTACTAATAAATTTCCCGCAGTCTTGCCTACCGGTTATCGGAAATGCGCGCTGACCTGCCGCTAAAACCCCATTCAGAAATGGACGCATGGGCTACAGTCGTGGAACCTCGTTATATTCCGAATTGAACCTTCCATAAAAAGAAGCATCGGCTTTCTTTACCCCAGTCATTTTCGTAAAATAGATGacaaagaacctcgatataacgaaacctcgttaagCGAACACATTTTGCCACCCTTGGCCCTTGTACTTCCTTcaacaaaactgaaaagaaacgAATGCATGACAGAGATATTCTTAAATTGAAAGCATCGCGTTCTAAGGATGGTAATGACTGgctacaatttaaaaaatgtcgcAACCTAGTTAataacgaaattaaaaaagcaaaagagctCTATTATAAAAGGGCATTAGATGAAAACGAAGGCAATTCGGGCCAGACCTGGAAGATTGTAAATGAGCTCACGTCAAGGAAAACTAATAATTGTtgcataaaagaaatcaaaagcaaCGGTAACTCTATTTACGGCCCTCCTGAGCTGGCCGATGCCTTCAACGATCACTTTTCTTCTATTGGACCCAAGCTTGCTAGCCAGATTTATTCTAATAATGGTCCATCACACCTACATTACCTTGAGGGAACTGACAAACGTTTTGAGTTAAAATGTACTGATCCTTCGAGAGTGTTCTCGCTTTTGTCTAAGCTTTGTAAATCGAAAGCCACAGGCCTAGATACGATATCTGCGCGACTTCTTAGGGAATGCGCCGATCTGATTGCTGATCCTATGTGTTCTATTTTTAATCAGTCCATCAGATCAGGTATTTTCCCTCAGGAATGGAAATGCGCAAAAGTTATTCCACTTTTCAAAGACGGAAATCACTCCGACTTAaacaattatcgcccaatttctatcGTCCCTATAGTAGCTAAGGTGTTTGAGCGTATCATCTACGACCAGGTTTACGGTTATcttactgaaaacaatttgatttccagccaacaatctggttttcgttcGCTCCACTCAACTGTTACTGCCTTGTTGGAGGCCACTAACGATTGGGCCTTCAACATTGATAAAGGCAGTGTAAATGCAGTAGTTTTCCTCGACctaaaaaaagctttcgataccgttgaccatacaATTCTTCTAATCATAGGTGGtgacataattaaacaagctagctcggttaaatctctgggtgtgcatatagacgaaaacctttcatggaatatgcacattgaaaaaatagccaagaaaatcgcatcgggcattggagtaattaaacgttgtaggccttttgttaatcgaaccacattggagtccgttttcaatgccttagttcaaccgtactttaattactgcagcgaggtctgggggcattgtaacaaaagtctttcgaataagctccaaaagttgcaaaaccgggctacccgtattctaaccttctccatttatgacacaagcgctgatcctcttcttgagcaactcaactggaaacggttggatactcagcgacaaatacaagtggccaccatggtctataaatctatacatggtcttgcgcccgactatcttggttctcttttcactaaatataatccaccttataatttaaggaactctcaaaacaaactagctgttccattgccccgcaccaatttcttgaaaaatagctttagctataatggtgcggttatctggaacagcttgtcccctgaattgcggcaagcaaaatcacttaaatcttttcgaaatggttgtcgcgatttctttgactgaatcgataaaacgcacacggcatctatgtaaagcagaatttctttatttcctctatctttactatttaaatttttagatcatgtttatatagattaaagtagattgtaatttttttattattattattttatctgatagatttaccgtgtttaaataaaaataaagttcaagttcaagttcaaagaTCTGAAAATACATTAACGCTAATGTTTTATAACTTATTATATAGCATAAACATGATCGAACAAAAGAGTGCGCCTCCGTGATGAAAGACCAACACGACAAATATCTCGAGGTAAGGTTAGTGTCTCAAGCTTTTGCACAATACTTGTAGTTCATTGTACCCTAGCTATCAGTCATATCGTTTTTTACTTAGCCCTTTTatgttttcttaatttttcccTCGATTGCATCGTCTCTTTCATTATCTTACTTACCTTACTAGTTAACTGTTGCGCTTACTTACAATTGATTACAACTAAGTTAAAGAAGCCTTCATATCATGGGCCTGCATTATTTACCAGGTATTTATAAGTTACAGAATGTTATCTCTATCTTTCTGAAACTTACATTTTTCCAGTTCTTTTTGGAGATTGCTTAGAAGGCTCCAAAGAATGCGGTATGAACAAGACGTGTTTTGATATGACGATTGATGGCTCGGGTAACGGTCACCTGCAGGGCCGAAAATAATCGTTGCATGCCGTGTTTTTGCCAGAATATTCGCCATGAGATCATTCTATGATAAATATATatttctagcctgcgagcaagctctcctatttgggcgagcgaggtgagccgcgcgagaacgcgcgagtgagcggcgaagccgcgaggggctcTCGCGTGTCCTCTCGGGCGTCAACTTTTCACGctatcccccaaatggagagcttgctcgcaggctaatatATTTCTTTCAACATCCTGTTTTTGGAAATGAGATATTTAACCttgccaaaaaaacaaaaaaaacatcttcTCTATTGGACCACcctatataatatatagatttagccaagcctaaaagcggagctcccgatttcattacaataataataacgataataatgatgatgatgaagatcgTTTTATTCACACTGGTACACAATACGATATAACCTCGTTGCAAATACTGATACCCCCCAGTCGGTATCGGGATGTAGtctagcctacgtgtagccgcaacCCACTCCCGACAAAGGAAGAAGAGGAGTCAAAGAAAACTACGAAAAAAGTACAACGCAGTTAGATAAGGTCTAAAGAGCAGGAaagaaaaaggtcttaaaagttgaaactaaaactaaaactctATAACTTTAAAACAGCACAAGAAAAGATTAACTTATCCAAGGTGAATTCACACAACAAAGTTATATATggtataataaatacattaatttcaTATACTGGAAATgcagaatgaagaaataaattcagGGAAGATCACCACAGTTATCAATGCAACTTTGGCACTGTACCTAACGTACCTAACCATTCATATAGTCATTCTCCAATTTCCACAGCAGCTGGTCAATTAGCCTGGCAATTCCTCAGAGATTGTGGTGGGAAAcagttagatgtcatgtgacctcgaagtaactaaTGAGAATAGTGCTGGGAAATATTTagattcttggaaaacaaaattaactgttttctCATGGGCcaagtctttaagtgatttgtgatgttaatattttaaaaaatttatagctgcatggaaattcattaaacctcccTGGAATGTCAGTTGTTGGTCATTCACGGGTaatagtgcactgttaccctctgatgtGAATGATTTTTGCGATGTTGCCTGCTTAGAGAATATTGACACCAaaaagtttcattgttagatgtcaagTGACATTGAAATAACCAATGAGTGTGCAAATGGTTggaaagaaatttccagctataatAACAATGTTTCTTAATATATCATTGTTGTTGGAGGGAAAAAGGAATAGACTGGAttcaagtaaataaaattttggcATTAGCTACAACGTAAAAACAACctaaaagcttttattttagcTGATTCCCATATTCACTAATTTGGGAAAGTGCAGGTTCTTGCAGGTTTCtatactacagtggaaccccgccttaagaccacctcgttattacggctaTATTCTTTCAAACCAGACGTAAAAAccattgagtcattttattattttgaagaccccgttaatgcgaccacctcgttattacgaccaggattttatggcccaacggtggtcgcattaacggggttccactgtattgtaGTTCATTTAGTTTAGTTGTTCTCAAATGTCCCCCTATCTTACTTACtatatttatttgtcttgtcaTCCTACTCTTAAATAAGACAAGTTGCTGGACAAACAAGAGGGTTCCCGGTCCCCCGAGGCATTTTTGAAGATCTTTACAAGATCTCGCCCCGTATTAGCCGCTCAAAAGGGCGGGGGTATCATGAAGGGACCACCTTCACTCGTGTCGCCGggctaagaaaaaaagatgacaGCAGTACCTTTTAAAACTCCTTGGCTGTTCTTCAACTGGGCTGTTTCTTAATACAGTTACCATGGTACAGGCTGACAAACACGTACTCCATACAGCTTAAGTTAGCTCTTTAAATAGAGAAGGCCACACCAAATAACTACTTCATCTTTTCTGTCACACAGGCtgaaaacagagtaacaaagctATTAGTTGTCCATGACCACAAGATATAATGATGTTTCacttgttatgcatgaccactaaggtcctcagtcacctagaccgattacagcataACAGTCCTTTCATCTGCTATGCATGACCAGTAAGGTCCTCGGTCAGCTAGACCAATTACAGCATAACATTCCTTTCatctgttatgcatgaccactacggtcctcagtcacctagaccgattacagcataACAGTCGTTTCATTcgttatgcatgaccactaaggtcctcagtcacctagaccgattacagcataACGGTCCTTCACTaatttgttatgcatgaccactgaGGTCCTCggtcacctagaccgattacagcacAACAGCCGTTTcatttgttatgcatgaccactaaggtcTTCGGTCACCTAGACCAATTACAGCACAACGGTCCTTTtattgttatgcatgaccactaaggtcctcagtcacctagaccgattacagcaaAACAGGCGTCAGCCCTTCATTTGAAATGAAACATCACCACATCATTGGCTATTGTCAGGGTAATTATGAGTTAGCCAGATGGAGTATTTGAAAAACACATAGATCAGACACTTATGATCCAACTAATTCAGCATTGTCTAAATGATGACTTTGTGATTGAGCCCACTCTACGAGTCTGAGAAAGGTTTCCTCCCTATATGCTGGTGCTAACACCCTTCTCTGCCGACACTGAGTTGCTAAGACATGCAGTCTCTCAATCTCCACTGCTCTAGCTCTTGTAGTTGGAGTGTCCACAGGTCTGAATCTGTCATTGTTTATCAGTACATCTTcatgaaaagcaaaatcaggATCTCTTCCTTCCCCACCAGCTGATTTTGCTCTTGACAATGCCACAAATAGAGCTCCTGGGTTTCTGGCTTCAAAGCCATGGTCCCCGGGGTGAACCACTACATACCTGAATGCTTCTCCGGCACCCACAGTCATCCCTTGGCATTTGTGGATTGTTGTTCCCCATGCCAGTCGCAATGGAATTGCAGACGCTTGCATCGGCATGTGTATTCAGTGGAACGACTTACTGGTACAATTGGCACAACTGTCGGATCTTCATTAATGTATGGTGGCCCCCTATATCCTGGAAACCTCACCAGAACCACATCAGGTACTGGAGCAGGATCATCACTAGGTCTGCGGCCATCTTTATACACAATGTCTACGACTGTGCCTACTGCCCCATTGTACAAACCCCAATCAGCCTTTAAGTTAACTACCAGCATTACTTTGCTGTCACGGCAAAGATACAGTAGAGGTAACAATCCCCCCGCCTTATTACTGTCAGCATCCACTGCATGTCTGCCATTGTGAACTGCCTTGATCTTTGCTACTGGGTGGTTTGGCTGTCTGTTACACTCAAGCAGCTTTGTTTTATTACGCTGCCATTCAAGACGGTGCGTGGGAAATACGTACAGACCTTGCTCATCCATCCTAGCAAGGAGTTCCGGGCCATGCGACATGCGGAGATTGTGCCATTGAAACTGTTGTAGCCAATGGATTTGCTGGGGTGTTGTCGTATAATTCCTTAGTGACATCAGCACATCTCTCAGCTGTTGCTCAGATTCATTCTGCCGTATAATCTGAGTAAGCTCAACAGCACTATCAAACATTGTCCAAACCAAGCGACCATGGTTAGATGGTGCACTACGGCAATCTGAGATATACACGGGGGTGTCACACACAGGAGGAAGCTGAACATCATCTCCCATAAACACTGCAACAGGAATCCCTCCCCATAACTCATCTGCATTGGCTCCTTTGTTGATTGCATAACGTGCATGCTGTTCCATCCAGCCCATTGTTGTGCGTCCAAACATTGATCGTTCATCACCAACCAGAACTTTCAgatttttgcactttttttggaTTTTCTCTAGTAAGGGACCTGTAGGTACAGTCAACTCATTGCAAGACCTTCCACCTGTTCGTACTCCAAGAAAGCTGTGCGCTGTACTGCCTTGAACGAGATAGGCAGCATTCCCTGTTGGAGTTATCACCTGTATTGCATCATTGGcttcaaaaacttgccgcacTAACCTCTGGAGACACTTTATGACATAAGACTTTCCTGTACCAGCAGTTCCAGAGACAACAAGCCGCAGTGGATGGTAATATTCAgtgttttcaacaaagttgAACAGGGTGTGCAACACAAGCCCCACTATGGCTTTCTGATTCTCATTTAGAGACAACGGACACACCTGAGGTAAATCAAGGTCTCTACTTTCTGTCTCCCGTTCCTCATCTGCTTTAATGctttcttgaagccattttgttGGGTCTTTTCCTTCAGGAAGAATGATACGAGTGCTGCTCCAGTCATAGTCCTCCCcaccatcatcataatcaaGGTCCTTCTCTACACCCTCATATATTTGGTTCTGCCCTGCATATACATCCACCCAGGCTGGCTGTTCTTCTGCTTCAACAGCATCATCTTCCTCATCCTCTTCAAACACTGCTTCTTGTGGGTGGTCTGCAAAACGCCGTGCCTTAGCAACTTGGGCCTTCACAAATGTTGGACAGTGGTTACTTGCAAAAAAGTCCTTAAAGCGATCAATCCAAGATTCAGCATCCCCCTTCACTTCTTGGTTGTCAAACCAACTTGGCCAGTGTAACAGGAGCATGGTCCTACAGTAGTCTTCATTCAATGGCCATGTTGCATGCGTAGAACCACCACTTACAACCGGGACATTACCATTCTTCGATGCAAAGTTGTACCAAGAACAGAGTTCCTCTTGCGGTCGTGCAAGGTACTTATCCAGTGGGGTGCTGCGAGTTGCAGTTTCACCATCACGTTCAAGTCTCCTTGACCCTGACATTGACAAGTAGGTAAATGGACGGCTACATCGCCAAAGTGCGAGCCCACTCAGTTCAAAGGATGCCTCCGGTCCACTGATATCTCGTCTTCCTACCGTCTTTATCAGCATCTTAGCACACATTGACTTGCCTGTCACTTGGTCTGCATCACCTGCATCAACAGCATTCACCATGTCCTTAAAGAGATCAGAAGTTGCACCAGTGGGTTCGCTATCTTTGCAAGCATATCCACACACATAGTCAATTATGGCAATGATATCATCTGTACTCGGATTATCTGGAGGAGAATTGGAAAGAATCAAGCTTACATCCCCATTTGCTCTCCATGATTGTAGCTGATAACGAGAATGCTGAACCACACGTGGATGGTCACGTGGCATCTCTAGGCGGGGTGCTCCATTATGATCTTCCACAATTTCCGGACTatcatgaatttttttccctgggCAGAACTCGCTTCCAAACTCCATCCAACATACACGTTCTCTCGGCTGCAATCCTTGCTCCGGATGGCGAGGAGTTCTCAAGCAGTAATCAGAGCAACTGTGGAGTCCAACCCGGTTTACTAAAAGCAAATGATTCTCCAGTATTGCATCTTGTGTTGCAGCTATTTGCATTAGCATCTTAACTAACGGATCCCTATCATCTGATATGGGCTGAGCCATTCCCTCAGGTGGTGGCCAGAGGTCTTTTCTCGGCTGCCGTTCTTCGTCATTACCAGCTGGATGTAATGCTGTCATGGCAAAGGTTTGATCCGCCCACTGACTAAGTCTAGCTGCATACTCTTCCTCTTCGCAACCATCTTCACGAGCTTCATGCAATAGCTTATGCGGCTGCCTGTCTTCCCTCCAGCTGAGTTGGTGCCAATGAATTTGACCGCGGGACTTGGCAAACTCATAGCGGTACCAATAATCAGAGACACCGAATACTGGCTTCAGTACCTTTTCATGGTATGCTTGGGTGCGTAGGTCAAAGTAACTCACCACTACATGAGTATTTTCTTGTACTGCCTTGAAGCGGGCATTACTATCTTCAGCAAGGTTGACTTCTTTTCCTTTGGTCTGCAAGATGTACTCTTCAAGTAGTCTTCTAAGAGGAGGAAAGTAAAACTCGGCACAGCTtccagtcatgaaaaatgaaggTAACCCATGCTTCTCATTGACCATGAACTCAACCAATGCACGAAGCTCTCTACGTCTCTGGTGCCAATACTGAGCTGTACCACGTAGATTTGCACCAAAATACAACAACTTGTCGGTGAAAGTGTCGCCTCTTGCAAGTCGCTCTTGCAGGTCTGCAACAGTTATTTGTGGGTCACCAAGTTGCTGGTCAACAAAGAACCGACTCTGTTCCAGGGCACGCTTCCTCATGATCATATTGTGGACGACAAACTTCCAGACTTTATGCCTCGCAAACCTTCCGTCTTGGTACCACAGCAGGTGCTCTGCCCAGTCATGCAGTGTGGGACACGTCACAGGACGGTTTATGTGGAAATCACCCTTTCCATAGGGAAACAAGCAAGGAAATGCCATGGTAAAAAAATAGGGAGTGGTAAACTCCGATGCTGGTGTTGTGCTCGTGGTCGGCCACGGGATCACTGGTCGTTGCACATTTCGTTGTGTTTCTCCAGCTTCACCTTCCCTAGATTCAGAAACAACTTCATTTATGGCTGCTTCTACTTGTGCTCGCACATTCACTCCCGGCTCAGGAAGAATAATTCCAGAGACTGTTGAGTCATCAGTACTGTCTGCTTCCCCAACATCCAATTGTTGTGGTGCAGGGCCTTGGTCGTTTATGCGTTCTGTCTCAGAGAACTCAACAGTCCTCAAATTGGGCAACTCACCATCTTCTGGTAAATTCTCTATGCGAGTGCCatcaataacaacatcaccGTAAGCAGGATTGTTGTCCTTGAGCCAACGAAGGGCTCCTTCAACATGGTGTCTTCTAACCCTGAAGTCCTTATGGGTATCATcttttccttgtcttctcacgCGTATGATATCCACCTCTGCTGGTAGGCGTGGAAGAATAGTGGCGGGTTCTTGCACAGCCTGTGGGAAAGCAATGCAATGTCCCTTTGAGGCGATACCTCCATGCTTCAGCAGGTGCACATGCACAGTGGGTGCTAGCCTGGCTATCAGCATCTGTTCAGCATCTGACATGTTACACAAAATCTCAGGAACAGCCATTGGATCCATGTTATTCTCACCTGACCAAACTTTTGGCACCTTCTTATCTCTTCTGCAGCGAGTACACATGTCTCTCGTGCCCTTGCACTCCAGTCGCCTTTCCTTGCAGAcctcacaaaaaaagaatgcataAGTCATCTGCTCCACCTCAAATGCACGAATAGCTCTGTACGCATTATCTTCTTGCTGACTTGACCCTGCTGGTGGAGGAGGTGGTAGATCTCCAACAACTTCACgcaaccttttctcttgttctgatattcttctttggtttcgcctctgtctttttcttctgtcaTCCTCCGTTTCCACTTCACCAGGCTTTGCAAACTCATAGTCCACACCAACTACCCTTGCTCTAGCAATTAGGTGGTCATCTTC from Porites lutea chromosome 1, jaPorLute2.1, whole genome shotgun sequence encodes the following:
- the LOC140939443 gene encoding uncharacterized protein; translated protein: MAFPCLFPYGKGDFHINRPVTCPTLHDWAEHLLWYQDGRFARHKVWKFVVHNMIMRKRALEQSRFFVDQQLGDPQITVADLQERLARGDTFTDKLLYFGANLRGTAQYWHQRRRELRALVEFMVNEKHGLPSFFMTGSCAEFYFPPLRRLLEEYILQTKGKEVNLAEDSNARFKAVQENTHVVVSYFDLRTQAYHEKLEGRQAAA
- the LOC140939284 gene encoding uncharacterized protein, which translates into the protein MTALHPAGNDEERQPRKDLWPPPEGMAQPISDDRDPLVKMLMQIAATQDAILENHLLLVNRVGLHSCSDYCLRTPRHPEQGLQPRERVCWMEFGSEFCPGKKIHDSPEIVEDHNGAPRLEMPRDHPRVVQHSRYQLQSWRANGDVSLILSNSPPDNPSTDDIIAIIDYVCGYACKDSEPTGATSDLFKDMVNAVDAGDADQVTGKSMCAKMLIKTVGRRDISGPEASFELSGLALWRCSRPFTYLSMSGSRRLERDGETATRSTPLDKYLARPQEELCSWYNFASKNGNVPVVSGGSTHATWPLNEDYCRTMLLLHWPSWFDNQEVKGDAESWIDRFKDFFASNHCPTFVKAQVAKARRFADHPQEAVFEEDEEDDAVEAEEQPAWVDVYAGQNQIYEGVEKDLDYDDGGEDYDWSSTRIILPEGKDPTKWLQESIKADEERETESRDLDLPQVCPLSLNENQKAIVGLVLHTLFNFVENTEYYHPLRLVVSGTAGTGKSYVIKCLQRLVRQVFEANDAIQVITPTGNAAYLVQGSTAHSFLGVRTGGRSCNELTVPTGPLLEKIQKKCKNLKVLVGDERSMFGRTTMGWMEQHARYAINKGANADELWGGIPVAVFMGDDVQLPPVCDTPVYISDCRSAPSNHGRLVWTMFDSAVELTQIIRQNESEQQLRDVLMSLRNYTTTPQQIHWLQQFQWHNLRMSHGPELLARMDEQGLYVFPTHRLEWQRNKTKLLECNRQPNHPVAKIKAVHNGRHAVDADSNKAGGLLPLLYLCRDSKVMLVVNLKADWGLYNGAVGTVVDIVYKDGRRPSDDPAPVPDVVLVRFPGYRGPPYINEDPTVVPIVPVSRSTEYTCRCKRLQFHCDWHGEQQSTNAKG